GTTTTCATTGAAGGTTTatactatattttatataatagtagATGCTCCCGTGACTACCGATCAAAACTAAGATCTGTGTGTTGTATACTGTATAGGATCAAATCCTTTTCGTCATGATCTATTGTTTTtctaatgttaattttttagaatttttttaaataaaataaaaaattaatttcagacaAAAATTATTCCATACTTTTTTTTAGAGAAGTTCGTCTAATAAACTTTATCCTCCCATCTAcctaaaagtaataaaatacacgttataaataataacaatatttttttaaataaaaatatcatctATCTTTATCATATCTGTGATGATTTTTTTATGTGTACTATAAATTCTTTACAATATATTCtcaaccttttttatttttttattatatttattcttattctttCCCTTTATCCTTTACGTtacatttaaatatttattgcattgtaaaaaatattaatgggTATACcactaattaatattaatatttaatatttatgagTACAcactaatattaatatttattacattataaaaaatatttatgatttaacaaatattatttattttagatttaattaatattagtgTACCAATATTAGTGAATAATCATCATATTTAAATATAgtataaaatgaaataataagaataaacataatgaaaaaatattgaaaatacagtgtaaaaaattttataatatagacCAATGATCAACAATACACACAGGaactgaaaaaaatattataaatattcgacCGAGCTAAATGATACctttatttacaaaaaatattattttattatttataagtgtatttaattatttttaggtagataaatatgataaaattcACTAAGTATTAACTTCTCCTAAAACAcacaaaatttctaaaaaattaggagagattttttttttaattaaaagtttttttattttagaaaaattcctATTTTCTTTGATATAATACGATACACTGTTAGCCAGTAAGAAAACAAATATATTATACTAATTGTATTGATGAACCAAACAAAGTCAATTAACATTTGAATACTACATGCAATTTTCGATATatcattattgttatttaatttaagtTCTCGCCATGAACTTTTGATATTTAACAGAACTTCTCAAACAACATTTTGCTTTGatctatttattatttgtcATGTTAACTCTTATAATTAAAATCGATAAATATTCTGATTATTAGGTATTTCTTCATCAATTACATGTAACAAAGTCATTTAAGTTTAATCTCCCATACTAGGAACTACAACTGAGTCCAATTCGAGTTAATAGAAACTATTAATGCAGCAAAATTGACACAAATTTGGTCTATAATCATAAACAACCTAAAAATAAACAGATAAATCTCAGATTTCTGCTTAGAGATTGAAAaatttcatgaatttgattcataGATTACAAAGGAATAAAACACATTCATCATTTCATATCTGCAGCGCATGCAACAAGGTGATGCAACGCAGCTACGGAAGAAAGTCACCTCATAAGTAATAAGACACACTTGGTAACAAAATCATCACTAAATTCCAAAAAAGCCAGATCTAGAATTATAAGTAGAGGTACTgcataataaattaaagaaacagaGAACCTACATTGCGATCCTTTATTTGCATTTCCAAACAAAGTAGTGTTGTGGAGTAGCGGTGAAGAATGCGATTGTTGTCATCTATCTCCTGCAGCGGGTGATGATGGAGCAACCTCTGGTGTAAGGGTGAGCGGGTCCTCTTGCCTTGAAACAGTTGTGTGTGTAGTAAGATCTACCGGATCGTGGTGGACAGGGGATCCTGTTCGCCGAAAGTGCACCGTAAGAGATGTAGTACTTCATCCTTCTCCAGAACAGGGATCGCCGTCCGTTACCACGGCCTCCTTCTACCTCCTCATCTTCGATCTCTTCCTCCACATCAGCATCGTACAGCGAAGACATGGTCGCCGTTGGCCATTCTAGTGCATCTGACATCAGATTCAAGCTCGTTTCTTCGATCTGCGCTACGGCCAGCGCGTTCGGGCTCAGAGCAAGGCATAGTAAAAGGAACGAGCAGACCGCAAGAACAACAATCCTCAAAAGAGGGAGAGAAACTGCAGCCATTGGTGAGAAGAAGAGTGACTAGTAGCAAGAATGGGAAGTCACAAGTGAGAGAGGGGCAGAGGGCGgtgtttgattattttattggagtattatttttgttgattaaAGAGGTAGAGGGGTAATGTTTCAGTGTGACAGAGGGTGGTCACATGGGCATTGGCGCCAAATATGGGACCTGAGAAGCTACTGCCTTACAGCTGTGATTAATGAATGCTTCAATCAACGCTCTCTGTTATGCTGCGCCCCCACACAGATCCCGTGTGTTGCGCTACTTGTCTAGACGTATCGAACGGCTAAGAAGGAGAGCGTGGGAATGATGAGATTCTGGTGCTCATATACTGTAGGGTTCCAAACATCGATCAAGAGTAACGAAGGTGAGAGTAACGGggtttatgaataaaaaaaatacagaaatgTTCTAAATACGAACAAATCaacattaataaatttatatatatttatgttttatcAAAACTTGTGAATCACTcattcttttcttccctttaATAGCCTCACATGTGCATTGCAATGCAGTAATGAGCTAGATTTTAGCTTACATACAGAATTGCACTGTTCCTATGAAATGAGTATTTTGTGCAACAATGTGTAAAAACACATATAGCTGATTTTTGTTATTGCTTAAATTTGGTTTGATACGGAGTACCTATCCAACAAGATAGAATTGTGGTGATTGATTTTATTAGGGAACCAAATGTTTTTAacaataattggttatggaaataatgaataaataaatgttaaaaaattatttttctttatctttatcctCCAAAAAAAATTCGCACTCTTTGTACTCTTATTGAGATATTTAAGAgtttatcactttttttttctgtctTAAATCTTAaactttatattttcttttttaataaaataaaatattctctTTGTTTCAAATAAATGTTAAagatttacatttttatttggaaaaaaaatttgaaaaaaatatatgattaataattaaaaaatatttattttactcaaCACTctcatatgattttttttttaacttaaataGACTTGAATAACTCTCAGCTACAAACATTACAAACTCACCTATGGTACATCTTTTACGTATACAATActtttaaagaattttattcACTATTTGATCTATCGCAAAATTCAAATCCGAATACATCTGTTAGGCTGTTACAAAAATGAGACTATCACCATCAGTCCAAGTCCTTGCCTGCTATCTTTTAAAAGATAAAGTTGCCTTTTCGGGTTACATACGAATGTCAAAGCTCTGATTTTTGGACAAAAAAGTTTTAGTTAATAAGTAAGTATTATATATGGGCTTTTGGTATATACGAGTTTTTGCTTCATTGTGTTTGGCAAGAGAGGCTTCGCTTTTCAAGGTTTTGGTGGCAAGTCTTCATTCATTTATTCAATTAAATGAGATCTATTGGGCTTTGGGCCGGTCAATGTGTTTAGCTTGTATCCTATAGAAAATAGAGGTAACGAATGGCAATTTTCCTATATTGGTTCGGAAGGTTTTTTTTGTAAGCACTGCTCAAACTTCTAAAAAGGACTGGAAGACCATAATATTATGAC
The Arachis duranensis cultivar V14167 chromosome 5, aradu.V14167.gnm2.J7QH, whole genome shotgun sequence genome window above contains:
- the LOC107487799 gene encoding protein RALF-like 34, with translation MAAVSLPLLRIVVLAVCSFLLLCLALSPNALAVAQIEETSLNLMSDALEWPTATMSSLYDADVEEEIEDEEVEGGRGNGRRSLFWRRMKYYISYGALSANRIPCPPRSGRSYYTHNCFKARGPAHPYTRGCSIITRCRR